The window CCATTAAGACTGGAGGCCTATCGCAAGATAAAACGCTGGTGGTCATGATGCTCCTGACCCTTAACTATGCCTGTAATGTTGGAGGGCCCGGTTCTCCCGCAGCTGGTGGACGAAACGTTGTCATGATTCAGATTCTGAGTGATTATGGCATTAATATTACTTTTGCTCAGTGGGTCATGTACGGTCTGCCTTTTGTTCCAGTCATGGCTCTCATTGTCGGCCTTTATTTCTATCTGTGGGGCAGAAACAAAGTCAAAATTAAGGCCTTGGACATTGCTGCCAATGTACGGCGTGAAGCTGACAAAATCGGAAAGATGACTCAGGCGGAATACAGGACAGCCATTGTGCTGGTCCTGCTTATCTTCTGTTGGTCTGCATTCTCTGGTATTTATGGCATGGGTGGTCCGGTTATATTAGCTCTGGTAGCCCTGAACATACTTGGTATACTTCGCTTCAAGGACATTGCCCACATCCATTGGGGCCCAGTATTTTTGTATGCTGGTGCAACTGCCATGGGTTATGGTCTGGCTTCAACAGGAGCTGCTCTGTGGGTAGCTGATCTTTTTGTAGCAGCGCTGCCGACCTTCCTGTCGCAATCAGGTGCAGGACTGGCCATTGCGTCATCTATTCTGGTGGGCGTACTGACCAACTTTATGAGTGATGGAGCTACAGTGGCGGCCATTGGCCCCATTGTCGTGCCTATGGCGATCATTGCCGAAGCATCTCCGGTACAGGTAGGTCTGGCCGCAGCCTATGCTTCATCCTTTGCTCATATGCTTGTGGTAGGTACACCTAACAACGCTATCATCTATGCTACAGCCAAGGATCCAAAAACTGGCGAACAACTGCTGACCATGGGTGACTTTTTCAAACATGGTTTCTTTGTTCTGCTTCTTTCCTGGGTTGTATTGTGGAGCTGGACGATTCTCGGTTACTGGCAGTGGTTGCCATGGCCCGCATAAGTCACTGAGACGGCTCAAGTAAATAGGATCATGTACGGGGCGCGAAATATAATTCGCGCCCCATTATTATAAAGGACAACCTATTGAACAAAGATAATATAGCTGTACTTTTAGTGGATGATGAGGAAGCCTTGCTAACCTCATTGCAAAGAAGACTGCAGTTGCGCGGGTTCAATGTCTTCGTGGCCAACAGGGGTGAGGAAGCTCTTGGGCTGGCGCGGGAGGAAAATATTGATGTAGCAGTCCTGGATGTCAAAATGCCTGGAATGGACGGACGGGAACTTTTGCTTGCCTTGAAACAAGAACACCCTGACATGCAGATTATTATCCAGACAGGTCATGGAACGTTTGATCCAGGTGATCCAGAGATAGCAGATAAAATTTTTTCCTGCCTTGCAAAACCCTGCGACTTTTCATTGTTGAAACAAACTATTGTTAATGCGTATACAAACAAGTCATCAAGCTCATCATCAGGCTCATTTGAATCTTAATTCTGATTTTTATTCACTAAATTATTCATCCTGCTCATATTTTAAAAATCTTTGATACTGACTTGCCCACAATCCAATATTTACAGCGGCCCTTAAGTTGAGGCGTTAACTGGACTTTTCAGGCTGAAGGCTGAAGCTTGATTTTGCTGCAGGATTGTGGCGGTAAGTTACTAACTAACTACATTCTTAACAAGCAACTAAAGCCAAATTAGTAATAAATTCAGAGTATTATGGCTTTACCAAACAGATTACTTCGGTCGCTCTGGCTCCCTTGGGGGTGACAGGTTTTGCGCAACTACATCCCTGACAGCTCAGATTTCATTGCGAGCGAGTCTTTTTACCCTGATCAACTTGATGGTTCCTCGCAGAGGCTATGCAAATTGCCTGAGAAGAGAATCATTTGCAACTATTTGTTGGCTTTGGCCAGCATATCCAAGATGATCTGCCTATCATTTTTGTGATTTATTTAACATACTGAATTCTCATTTGCAAAATCTGTATACTGCCACGTTTGCTCACATCAAGAACTGTCCTATCCTCTTGATATTCTGTATGAAATGTCCTATTCATAAGCCCCCTAAACTTTATTTAAAAATTCCTCTTACTTTTTTTTAAAAAACAAGTTGCCTTTTCTACAAAATCCATGTAAGAAAAATCTAATTTGCACAAGGGCAAAAGAACATGCAATGAAATCAGTTAGTTATAATTTTAACAAGTCAGTGCTCAAGAAATTGCAATAAAGCTGATCATGAATTTTCTCGTTTTTTTATTTTGTTCTTCTGAAAAAAATTGTTGCAAATTTAAAATTTCATCACTATTATGTACATTTATTCACAAGGCTATTGATTATTATAAGAAACAATTTAAGGAGGTTTGACAATGTCCAAGCTGTTGCCACCCCATGGAGGGAAAGGTTTAACTGTATGTCTTCTGGAAGGAGCTGAAAAAGATGCAGAGCTCAAAAAAGCACAGGGTCTGAAAAAGATTGAAATTCATCCCCAGGAAAAGGGAGACCTTATTATGATGGGGATTGGAGGTTTCAGCCCTTTAACCGGATTCATGAACAAGGAAGATTGGAAATCTGTTTGTGAGAATTTTACACTCGCAGATGGAACATTCTGGCCTGTGCCTGTCATGCTTTCCGTTTCCAAGGATGAAGCAGATGCCATTAATGAAGGAGATGAAGTCACTCTGGAATGTGAAGGCGAAATATATGCCACTATGAAAATAGAAACTAAGTACGCTATGAGTGATGACGATAAGAAGTGGGAAGCTGAAATGGTATATAAGGGCAACGGAGAAGACTCTCAGGGAGATTTTCTCAAGACAGCTCTTGAAGACCATGTCGGAGTTCAGAAAGTAATGCAGAGAAAAGAAATCTGCCTTTCCGGTCCTGTCAAAGTTCTCTCTGAAGGCGACTACCCTACAAATCCAAAATACCGCGGTTCTTATATGCGTCCTGCAGAAACCAGGAAAGCTTTTGAAGATCGTGGATGGTCAAAAATTGCAGCTCTTCAGCTGAGAAATCCTATGCACCGATCTCATGAGCACCTTGCCAAAATTGCTGCTGATGTGTGCGATGGTGTACTCATCCACTCTCTCATCGGTAACCTGAAGCCCGGTGACATTCCTGCAGACGTTCGTCTGGAATGCATTGAAACCCTCATTGACGGTTATTTTGTAAAAGACTTTGTGCTTCAGGCTGGATATCCTTTAGACATGCGTTATGCAGGTCCAAGGGAAGCTCTGCTTCATGCCACATTTCGTCAGAACTTCGGCATTTCACACATGATTATCGGCCGTGACCACGCAGGCGTGGGTGATTTCTATACTTTGTTTGAGGCTCAAGAAATCTTTGACCGCATTCCTTATGCTACGGAAGAAGAGCGTGCCAAAGCTGAGCCAGGAAAGGCCCTGCTTTGCGAGCCCATGAAGATAGACTGGACATTCTACTGCTACAAATGCGATGGTATGGCTTCCATGAAAACTTGCCCCCATGGCAAAAATGACAGGGTTATCCTGAGTGGTACCAAACTGCGCAAGGCGCTTTCAGAAGGTGAACCAGTTGTTGATCATTTTGGTCGTGAAGAAGTTCTGGACATTCTGCGAGCTTATTATGCAGGCCTTACTGAGAAGGTTGAAATTAAGATGCAGAAGGCCGCTTCCGGCGATGAAATGAAATAATTGATTAAAGTATATATGATCGGGCGTGACGAAATTCGCGCCCGGTTATTTTTTGTTTTCTCTTGACAAATAAAGCAAGACGCAGTTATATGAAAGTTTAGCTTCATTGTAGCTGCTAACATTTGTTGGGAGGGGCGGTCGGAAATGTATCCGAACCGTCATAATAATTGCCCGCTAAAGGGCATGGCAATGGTATACAAAAACCTACAATTAGGAGGAACATTATGCCAACCTTTGTAAATCCGGAAAAGTGCGACGGCTGTAAGGGCGGAGAAAAGACAGCATGCATGTACATCTGCCCTAACGACCTGATGATCCTCGATCCTGAGGAAATGAAGGCTTACAACCAGGAGCCTGAAGCTTGCTGGGAATGCTATTCATGCGTAAAGATCTGCCCCCAGGGCGCCATTGGAGCACGTCCTTATGGTGACTTTGCACCCATGGGTGGAACATCTATCCCCATGCGCAGTGGATCAGACATTATGTGGACAATTCAGTTCCGTAATGGAAACATCAAGCGCTTCAAGTTCCCCATCAGAACAACTGAAGAAGGTTCCATCAAGCCTTACGAAGGAAAACCTGATGCAGGCGATCTGGAAAACGAACTGCTCTTCACTGAAACTGAGCTGGCAAAGCCAAAAGAAGTATTGGGCAAGAAATTCGATGTTGATCAGCCTGAATTTACCCAGTGCTGGTTTGAGCCCTCTTGCGAACTTGGAAACAGATAGTTTTTTAGCTGAAAGCTGAATATAAAATTTTTAAGGAGGTATTTTTATGCCAGTAATTCCATCTAAAAGTCAGAACATCGGTATCCCTCTTGCCGAGCCTGAAGTTGTAGAACTTGAGAAAGACATTCTCATGGTCGGCGGCGGCATGGGTTGTTGTGGAGCAGCCTTTGAAGTTAAGAAATGGGCTGATCCCCACAATATCAGTTACCTGATGGTTGACAAGGCAGCTCTTGAGCGCTCCGGTGCAGTTGCCCAGGGTCTTTCAGCCATTAACACATATGTTGGTGAAAATGATCCTGACGACTATGTACGCATGGTTCGCACAGACCTCATGGGTATTGTTCGTGAAGACCTGATCTTCGACCTTGGACGTCACGTTGATGATTCAGTTCATCTGTTTGAAGAGTGGGGACTTCCCTGCTGGGTTAAAGATGAAAATGGTAAGAACCTTGACGGTGCCCAGGCCAAGAAAAAAGGACTTTCACTGAGAACTGGCGCTACTCCTGTACGTTCAGGCCGCTGGCAGATCATGATCAACGGTGAATCCTACAAGGTAATTGTTGCTGAAGCTGCCAAGAATGCCATTGGACAGGACAACTACATTGAACGTCTGTTCATAGTAAAGCTGCTTCTCGACAAAAATGAGCCCAACCGTGTGGCTGGTGCAGTTGGATTTTCAACTCGCGAAAACAAAATCTACGTTATCAAATGTAATGCCATGCTGGTAGCATGCGGTGGTGCTGTTAACGTATATCGCCCAAGGTCAACTGGTGAAGGACTCGGACGTGCCTGGTATCCTGTATGGAACGCTGGTTCCACATACACCATGTGCGCCCAGGTTGGTGCTGAAATGACCATGATGGAAAACAGGTTCGTCCCTGCTCGTTTTAAGGACGGATACGGTCCTGTTGGCGCATGGTTCCTGCTCTTCAAAGCCAAAGCTACTAATGCCAAGGGTGAAGACTACTGCGTAACCAACCGTGAAATGCTCAAATCCTACGAAGATCAGGGATATGCTAAAGGTCAGATTATTCCTACTTGTCTGCGTAACCACATGATGATGAAAGAAATGAAAGAAGGTCGCGGTCCTATCTACATGGATACAGCAACTGCACTTCAGACTACTTTCAAAGAGCTGAGCAAGAAAGAACAGAAGCATCTCGAGTCAGAAGCTTGGGAAGACTTTCTTGACATGTGCGTTGGTCAGGCAAACCTGTGGGCTTGTCTGAACATTGAGCCTGAAAAAGTTGGATCAGAGATCATGCCTACAGAGCCTTATCTCTTGGGATCTCACTCAGGCTGCTGCGGCATCTGGGTTTCAGGACCAGACGAAGACTGGGTTCCAGACGATTACAAGATCAAAGCTGACAACGGCAAGATTTACAACCGTATGACTACTGTCAACGGACTGTGGACTTGCGCTGACGGCGTTGGAGCATCAGGTCATAAGTTCTCTTCTGGTTCACATGCTGAAGGACGTATTGCTGGTAAGCAGATGGTTCGCTGGGTTGTTGATCATAAGGATTTCAAGCCTGAACTTGCACAGAGTGCAGCTGATCTGGCAAAAGAAATCTATCAGCCCTGGTACACTTATCAGGAAAATGTGGGTCAATCCACTGCTCCTGACATCAACGAAAAGTACATCACACCTAAGAACTTCATGATGCGTCTGATGAAGTACACAGATGAGTACGGCGGTGGATGTTCAACTTACTATACCACATCTGAAACACTTCTTGAAGTCTGCGAAAAGCATCTTGACTTGCTTGAAGAAGACTCCAAAAAGCTTTGTGCTCGCGACATGCATGAACTGCTCCGCGCATGGGAAAATTACCATCGCCTGTGGACAGTAAGACTGCACGTACTGCACATCAAATTCCGCAAGGAATCCAGATACCCCGGTTTTTACTATCGCGCCGACTATCTGGATCTCAACGACAAGGAATGGAAGTGCTTCACTAACTCAAAATACAATCCGGCTGAGAAGAAAACAGACTTCTTTAAGAAGCCTTACTACCAGATCATTCCGGACTAAAGACAGCAATTAAAAGGCTGCGGGCAGTCCGCCCGCAGCCTTTTTTATGGTCTAAGTCCAAGCTGAACTGAGCACTGTGTTTTAGTTTGGCCTTAGGCCATTTTCGTAAGATAAGGCAAATAATCAGGGAGGATTTATAATGTCCAATAATAGTATTCTGGTAATTGGCGGTGGATTCAGCGGCATAACCGCTGCTCTTGAAGCCGCGGAAGTAGGCCACGAGGTATTCATTGTGGAAAAAATGCCATATCTTGGAGGACGTGTGGCACAGCTTAAGCATTACTTTCCAAAGCTTTGTCCTCCCACATGTGGGCTGGAAATTAATTTTCAGCGCATCAAAAATAACCCCAGGGTAAAATACTTCACTATGGCTGAAGTTGTTTCAGTTTCTGGAGGACCCGGCAGTTATGACGTCAAGATCAAAATCAAACCAAGATATGTCAACAACAACTGTACAGCCTGTGACAAATGTGTTGATGTATGTCCAGTAGAACGCGACAGTGCCTACGATTTTAACCTTGGCAAAACCAAGGCCATCTATCGCCCGCATCTCATGTCCTTTCCCATGCGCTATGTTATTGATGAACAGGTCTGTGAAGGAACTTCATGCTCCAAGTGTGTAGAAGCCTGTGAATATCAGGCCATTGATCTTGAAGAAAAGGAAAAGGAAATCACCATCAGTGTAGGTTCTGTTATGGTGGCTACAGGCTGGGAACCCTATGACGTCAGCAAGCTGACCAATTTAGGCGGTGGTCAGATACCCAATGTCATTACTAATATGCAGTTAGAAAGACTGGCAGCTCCAGCAGGCCCCACCGATGGTAAGATTCAACGACCATCCGATGGAGAGGAACCTAAGCGTATAGCATTTGTGCAGTGTGCAGGATCAAGAGATCAGAATCATCTTGATTACTGTTCATATATTTGCTGCATGGCTTCTTTAAAACACTGTACATACATTAGAGAACAGTACCCTGATGCCGAAGTTGTTATTTACTATATTGATCTTCGTGCACCGGGCAGATACGAAAAGTTTCTTAATAAAATTCAACAGGATGAAAAAGTCCTTATGGTTAAGGGCAAGGTGGCTAAAATCGAAGAAGATGCTGGATCCAACCAGGTTGTGGTTACAGCTGAAGATATAATGGGCGGAATCAAAAAGGAAGAAAAGTTCGACCTTGTTGTTCTGGCAACCGGCATGCAGCCATCAATAGCTGAAAATGATCTCCCGCTTGAAGTTCCCAAAGATGAAGAAGGCTTTATTACCGGAGGAGATGAAAAGGGTATTTTTGCTGTAGGATGTGCCAAAATGCCGTTAGATGTTATGACATCGGCCGAGACTGCTACCGGCGCGGCCCTTAAAGCTATACAAACGGTTAGGAGGTAAGTCACAATGGCTGACACTAAAGTAGGAGTATATATCTGCACCGGTTGTGAAATTGGTGAGAATGTAAATATGGAAAAGGTAACTGAGTACGTTGATGAAGAAAGTTCACCTGCAGTTCTGAAGCAGGTACCTTTTCTATGTGGCAAGGAAGGACTTTCTGAGATTCAGAAAGATGTAGAGGGAGAAGGTATCAACAGAGTCTGCGTTGCAGCCTGTTCACCACGTGTAATGTGGGATGTTTTTGAGTTCGGGCCGGATGTTGTTGTTGATCGTGCTAACATTCGTGAACTTGCAGTCTGGTCATACAATGCACCTGATCTTCCTGAGCCAGAAGAAGAGGAGCTGGCGGATCCTTTGAGTATGATGGTCAGGGATTATATCAGAATGAGCGTGGCCAAGCTTGAAAGAACCAACAAGCCTGAAGCTGAACCTATGGATCTGACTAAAACCATTATGGTTCTTGGAGGCGGATTTACCGGACTTACTGCAGCCCTTAATGCTGCAAACACTGGATATGATGTAGTCCTGGTGGAAAAAGAAGATCAACTTGGCGGTTTTGCAGCCAAAATGTATAAGCAGACACCAACCAAACATCCATATCACGATGCTGAGCCACCAACTATAGCTGAGTTGATTTCTCAAGTTGAAGGAAATGATAAAATCAAGGTTATGACCAAAACTCAGCTTGAACTGATAAAAGGAGCACCTGGCAAATTCAGAGTGACAGTCAAGAACAACGGTGAAGACCAGGAACTTAAGATAGGATCCCTTGTGCTTGCTACCGGATGGAAACCTTATGATGCATCCAAGCTTGACAGTCTTGGTTACGGAAAAATTAAAAATGTAGTTACTAATATTGAGCTGGAAACCATGGCTAAAGACCAGAAAATGGTCAGACCATCTGATGGACAGCCAGTTCAGACTGCAGCTTTTATTCAGTGCGCAGGACAGCGCGATGCAGAGCACCTTTCATACTGTTCATCCGTATGCTGTATGGGCTCACTCAAACAGGCCGGATATGTTCGAGAGCAGGGTGATGATGCCAAGGCATACATCTTTTACAAGGATATGCGAACTCCAGGAGTATTTGAAAATTACTACCGAGCCGCTCAAGATGATCCAGGAATCTTTTTAACCAAATCTGAGATTCAGGAGATTACAGAAGGTGAAGACGGCAAAGTCATAGTCAAAGTAACAGATACTCTGCTCGGTGAAGACTTTGAGGTCGAGGTCGATCTGCTGGTACTTGCCACTGGAATGGTACCCACCATATCTGATGAGCCGGTACTTAAACTTGGCTATCGTCAGGGAGAGCAGATTCCAGACTTGGATCTTTTTGATGGATTTGCAGATTCCAACTATATCTGCTTTCCTTATGAAACCAGAAGAACTGGCATATATGCAGCTGGTTGCGTACGACAGCCCATGTCCATGGGAACTGCCAAGGATGACGCAGCAGGAGCAGCTCTGAAATCCATTCAGTGCCTTGAGTCCATCAACCGCGGTGTTGCTGTGCACCCAAGGGCAGGAGATCCTACATACCCCAAATTTAACATGGTGCGTTGTACACAATGTAAGCGCTGTACTGAAGAATGCCCCTTTGGTGCACTTGATGATGACGAAAAGGGTACACCGGAACCAAACACCACCAGGTGCCGTCGTTGCGGAACCTGCATGGGTGCATGTCCAGAGCGCGTAATTTCCTTTGATACCTATAGCGTATCAATGCTTAACGAAATGATTGCCTCTGTCCAGGTTCCAGAAGATGAAGAGGAAGGCGGATACAGAATGCTGGTACTCGTATGCGAAAATGATGCATATCCGGCTCTGGATATGGCAGCTATGCGCAAGAAGAAATGGTCATCATATGTACGCTTTATTCCTATCAGATGTCTTGGATCAGTAAATACTCAGTGGATTGCTGAGGCCATGAGTAAGGGTATGGATGGTGTACTGCTTCTTGGCTGTAAGTACGGCGACGACTACCAGTGTCACTTTATTAAGGGAAGTGAGCTCTGCAACAAGAGAATGGACAATATAGGTGAAACTCTTGAAAGATTGCAGGTGGAAGCGGAAAGAGTACAGCAGAAGCAGATATCTATTGATGAGTATGACAAGATACCTCAGATAATAGATGATTTTATCGAAGAAGTTGAAGGCTACGGTCCAAACCCATACAAGGGCTTCTAGGAGGTTATTAGATGGCTACAAGAATCGAACCTGATGTTCAGTTTATTCGGGAAATGCAGGCTGCTGGCGGTGAATCGCTGAAGAAATGTTATCAGTGTGCTACTTGCAGCGTCATTTGCCCTCTTTCTCCTGAGGAAGCACCGTTTCCCAGGAAAGAAATGGTCTGGGCTCAATGGGGACTTAAAGACAAACTGGTAAATGACATTGATATCTGGCTTTGCCACAATTGTGGAGAATGCTCAGATAATTGCCCAAGAGGCGCCAAGCCTGGAGATCTTCTGGCAGCGCTTCGCAACATGGCATACAAATCTTTGTCCAAACCAGCAATCATCGGCGAATGGATGAGTTCAGCCAAGTACCTTCCCATACTATTCGGCATACCTGCCGCACTTTTTCTGATAGTATGGGCCTTGACTACTGGATTAACCATACCTGACGGTGATATTATTTTTGCCAAGGTTTTCCCTACACTTCAGGCAATTGATCCAATATTCATACTTACAGTTCTGTTTGTAGTATTTACCTTTGCTACATCCATAGGAAGTATGTTTAACTCATTCAAGGAATCGGGACTGACTCCCAAAGAGGATGCTCCTGGATTTTTAAAGTCATTGATTGAAGTTGTAAAAGATGAAATTATTAATCACCGTAAGTTCAAGGATTGTGAGTCCAATAAAGACAGATATCCCGGGCACTTGCTGGTATTCTACGGATTCGTTGCCTTAGCAGTAGTAACCGGAACAATAGCTCTGTTCTACTGGACCAACAAGCTGTTCGGATTTGGCATGGTTACCCCTCTGGCTCTGTGGAATCCGGTCAAAATCCTGGCTAATGTCGGTGGTATCGCCCTGATAGTCGGGCTTGTACTCATGACCAGAAACAGACTCAATTCAGATCCTAAAAAGACTGTAAACTCATACTATGACTGGTATTTAATAGGTGTAATCTGGTTTGTAGTAGTAACTGGTTTTCTGGCCCAGATATTCAGGCTCGCTGAAGCAGCAGCTCCAGCATATATAGTTTATTATCTGCATTTGGTCAGTGTGTTTATGCTCTTCGCATACCTGCCCTGGTCAAAACTTGCCCACCTTGTATATCGTACAGTAGCACTTGCGTATGCCAGACAGATTGGCAGAAAAGGGCTCAATGAATAGACTTGAGCTTGCACGCAGATTCGCTTTTATAAGGCCCCGCCATGCGGGGCCTTTTTTTATGTGAAATTTTTACCCTGTAAAGAAGTATCTATTCACCGCTTCCTGCACATTGCTATAACCAATAAATGGAAAAATTATGCGATTCACCTTTTTATGCAAGACTACTCCTCCTGATAATGGCAGAAAGGTAGCTATCATTGGTGCCGGGCCATCAGGTCTTGCTGCAGCAGGTTATCTCGCCTGTATGGGATACCGGCTCGAAGTATATGACAAATTACCCAAGGCCGGAGGTTTAATGGTTTTTGGGATTCCTGGGCATAGAATCCCGCAAACAATTATTGAGGAAGCTGTACATGATCTGATGGTCAACTATCAGGTAAGGTTCAAACTCAACACAAAAATATGTGGATCTGAACCTCTACATCAGGAGGCAGGTGACGATTTTGCCTTTAATTTTAAAAGTCTTGGTGGCCGCGTTGAAGATAATGATGCGGTACTTATCTGTACTGGCACCTGGAAGTCCAAACGCTTGAATATTCCAGGCAGTCATCTTCCCGGGGTTTACTCCGGTCTTGAATTTTTATTTCCTGTAAGAGCAGCCATGTATGACAAGCACAATATAAAACCTCCTGAAATCAAAGGAAAAAATATTGCCGTCATAGGTGCGGGATTTACTGCAGTGGATGTAATGCATGCAGCCCAGGCCAATGACGCTGAAAATGTTTACCATATTTACAGAAGAACGAGAAGCGAAGCGCCTTGTGGCAGTCTTGAAATGAATATGCTGGAACAGGTTGGGGTGAAATGTATTGAGCTCGCAACTCCGATACGCATACTGGGACAGGATAAAGTGGAAGGGTTGGAATTTGCCAGGTGCAGGCTGGCTGAACCTGATGATACAGGAAGATGCAGATCAGTTGTGTGTGATGGGGAGTTGACAAGGCTGGAGGTTGATATGGTGGTAACAGCCATCGGTGAGATGGCTACGCCCCCATTTGCACATGATCTTGGCTTGGATAATGTACGTAAGGGCCAGGCCAAATGGCTTCACATGACTAAGATCGACTCTGTTTTTGTAGCAGGAGACGCTTTAACAGGCCCCAGCAGGATTGGTCACGCAGTCTTCAGCGGTCTAAAGGCTGCACAATCTTTAGATCAATGGATCAGCCTCAAAAGACAGAATAGAGTATATTCTGCAGCGTAGCTTTTTTGTCAGTGCTCCAGCTTAGAATCCCGGGACCAGGTATGGGGAGCATTACGCATTTCTGAAAAGTCAATTGTGGACAGTCCCCATGCCAGGGACACCCCCCTCCGGGCTGTAAGCCTCCGGGCAGGAAGCCGTGCCAAGCCGTTACAACCTGGTTTTATCAACATTTTAGCTATGATTTCTAAGTAACTACAAACGTATATGTAATAAATTCAGAGCATTACGGTTTTACGATACAGATTGCTTAGGTCGCTTAGGCTTTCTCGTGGGTGACAGGTTTTCAGCAACCACATCCCTGACAACTCAGGTGTCATTGCGAGCGAGTCTTTTTATCCCGTTGAATACACGCAGTGTAGGCGCAGCCATTCAACTGGGGCGAGCGCGGCAATCTCTAACG of the Desulfonatronovibrio magnus genome contains:
- the qmoC gene encoding quinone-interacting membrane-bound oxidoreductase complex subunit QmoC; this translates as MATRIEPDVQFIREMQAAGGESLKKCYQCATCSVICPLSPEEAPFPRKEMVWAQWGLKDKLVNDIDIWLCHNCGECSDNCPRGAKPGDLLAALRNMAYKSLSKPAIIGEWMSSAKYLPILFGIPAALFLIVWALTTGLTIPDGDIIFAKVFPTLQAIDPIFILTVLFVVFTFATSIGSMFNSFKESGLTPKEDAPGFLKSLIEVVKDEIINHRKFKDCESNKDRYPGHLLVFYGFVALAVVTGTIALFYWTNKLFGFGMVTPLALWNPVKILANVGGIALIVGLVLMTRNRLNSDPKKTVNSYYDWYLIGVIWFVVVTGFLAQIFRLAEAAAPAYIVYYLHLVSVFMLFAYLPWSKLAHLVYRTVALAYARQIGRKGLNE
- a CDS encoding FAD-dependent oxidoreductase → MRFTFLCKTTPPDNGRKVAIIGAGPSGLAAAGYLACMGYRLEVYDKLPKAGGLMVFGIPGHRIPQTIIEEAVHDLMVNYQVRFKLNTKICGSEPLHQEAGDDFAFNFKSLGGRVEDNDAVLICTGTWKSKRLNIPGSHLPGVYSGLEFLFPVRAAMYDKHNIKPPEIKGKNIAVIGAGFTAVDVMHAAQANDAENVYHIYRRTRSEAPCGSLEMNMLEQVGVKCIELATPIRILGQDKVEGLEFARCRLAEPDDTGRCRSVVCDGELTRLEVDMVVTAIGEMATPPFAHDLGLDNVRKGQAKWLHMTKIDSVFVAGDALTGPSRIGHAVFSGLKAAQSLDQWISLKRQNRVYSAA